The DNA sequence TTAATATGAATAAAAAAACTAACATATCGGCAGTCATAAAAACGTCTATTTTCATATTATTTTCAGCATGTTTCATTGCTTGTAGCAGTGATAGTAGTACCAGTTTTAATGAAACAATCCAAGATGAAGAAATAATAATTGACGACACCGATTTTGAAGCCACTGATTGGACGAGTGACACGCATAGTAACGACGCTGACCCAGATTTTGATGAAGTATTTGAAAATAACACAGTCAAAAGATTAGATATTGTCATTTCAAATACACGTTGGCAAAGTATGCTAAATAATATGACTAATCTATATGGAACCTTTGGCTCTAAAGGTAATGGTAGTAGTTTTTCTGATGAAGACCCCATTTTTGTACCTGCAGAAGTATTTTATGAAGGGAAAGAATGGTATAGAGTTGGTGTTCGTTTTAAAGGCAATTCCAGTCTTCAATCAAGTTGGCAAGCTGGTATATTAAAATTATCTTTTAAATTAGATTTTGATGAATTTGAAGATGATTATCCACAAATAAAAAACCAACGCTTTTATGGGTTTAAAAAATTAAGTCTTAAAAATAATTATGATGACAAATCAATGCTCAGAGAAAAAGTAGCTATGGATGTCTTTAAAAATTCTGGTTTGGTAGGGTCAAATACGGCTTTTTATACCGTTTATGTGGATTATGGTAGTGGTGCTCAATATTTTGGAGTCTACACATTAGTAGAAGAAGTTGATGATACGGTTATTGACACTCAATTTTCAAGTGATGATGGCAACTTATATAAACCAGATGGCGATGCTGCAAGTTTTGCATATGGTACCTATGATGAGGATGAATATGTGAAAAAAAACAACGAAGATGAAGCTGATTTTTCAGATGTATCAAATTTATTAGCAACCTTACACGATACTTCTAGAACAACCGATGCAGCTACTTGGAGATCAAATCTTGATGCTATTTTTGATACGGATGTATTCTTAAAATATTTAGCCATAAATACAGTCATTCAAAATTGGGATACTTATGGACGCATGACGCATAATTATTATTTATATAACAATCCTTCAACAAATAAATTAACATGGATTCCCTGGGATAATAATGAAGCATTACAAGAAGGAAAAATAAATGGCTCTCCAGAGTTAGATTTTTCAGATGTTTCAGCTTCTCAATGGCCATTAATAGGTTATTTATATAATGATAGCGTATACAAAGCTAAATACGATGCATACCTTCAAGACGTTATAAATGGAGCCTTTGAAATAAATACCATGCAGTCACTGTACGCCTCATACTCAGATTTAATTGCTCCTTATGCTACCTCTGAAGTTTCAGGCTACTCCTTTTTAAATAGCAGTAGCGAATTTTATTTAGCAATCTCAGAACTCAAAACACATGTTGATAGCAGAACAACAGCCGTAAATAATTATTTAAACAATTAGAGTATTTATTTTGAATTAGTCCTGTTTTGAATAAAGCTTCGTATGTATTTACGAAGCTTTATTATTAAATCAAAAAAATAAACACAGGTTTTTATTAAAAAAAACATCTAAACATTAAAAACATATCATAATTAAAAAACTAAAAAAACTAAAACCATGAAACACATTAAATTGATAATAACCATTTTCCTTTTAGTATTATGCTTAGGTACTTATGCTCAACCTCCTCGAGGCAGACAAGGAGATGGACAAAATCAACAAAGAGGGGAAAAACCAAATGCCTCACAAATTTTAGCTATGTTAGACACAAACAATGATAATGTCATAGATAAAGATGAAGCATCAAATGATAAAAGAGGAAAAATAGCTGAAGATTTTGATGAAATAGATAGCAATGATGATAACTTAATTGACTTAGAAGAATTAGAAGTGTTATTAAACAATGTAAAACCAAAAGCTGTTTCTCCAGAAAAATTACTCAAAGAAATTGATGATAATGGTGATGAAAAATTAAATGAACTTGAAGTAGCCGCTAAAAACAATAAATTACTATCAGAAAATTTTAATAGTATTGATACAAATCAAGATTCTGAACTGGATTTAGACGAATTAAAAGCATTTTTTTCTCAAAATGAAGAAAAAATGAAAAAAAAGAAAAGAAGCTAAATAATTTAACTCTATAATATAAAAAATGATAAAAAAAAACCTCTTAATAACGGTTGTATTTGTAACTATTCTTATTGCATGCAACAGTAACAAAAGCATTGTTTCTCAAATAGATAAAAGCAATAATACATCCAATGATATAGTGTCTCACGCACATACTGATTATTTTGGAGCCTATAAGATGGAAGACCCTATTTTTGGCACTAAAACAATTGTAACCATTTCTAAAAACGAACGTATCATGATTACCAATTCACTCCCTAATCATGAAACAGGGGACTTTCCCACAATAGGGAATCCAAATACTATTTCGGCACAAAACAAAACGTATTCATTTCCTTTAACTCCTAAATACACAGGCAATCCTCAATGGATAAGAGAGCCTGGAATAGCTTTAAATGGTGTAAAATTTGAACCTGGAACTGCTGAAGTTGTTGAATGCGATACTGGAGAAAGCTATCGTGTAGAAGCCTTTCAAAATTTAATTAATTTGGGGCTTGATTTCAACCATGCGCATGTACAGCCAACAGGTGCTTATCATTATCATGGCACCCCTACTTCTATCATTGAAGATTTAGATGCAGGTGAAGATTTAATTCATATTGGTTTTGCTAAAGATGGATTTCCTATTTATTTTTCAAAAAGCGAAGCTTATAAACCAAGTTTTAAATTAATCGATAGCAATCGACAAGGAGAAGACTGCACCTATACAAACCCTAAAAAAACAATTGATGTTTCGGTTAATGATCATCATGATGGTACATTTACCTCCGATTATGAATTTGTAGAAGGCTATGGAGATTTAGACGAATGTAATGGCATTAGCATTGATGGAAAATACATGTATCTTGTTACAAACTCTTTTCCTTATGTTAGCAGATGTTTAATGGGGGAATTTCATCAAGAAGAACGAGGTATGGGAATTAGGCAAAATGGAGCTAGACAAAGACAAAATAGACGAGAAGATGGAGAAAGGCCAAGTTTTAATGAATTATTAGAAATGATGGACACTAATAAAGATAACAAAATTAGCAAGGCAGAAGCAAGGGGACCTTTGAGTGAAAACTTTAATAAAATTGATACAAATAAAGATGGCTTTATTTCTAAAGAAGAATTAGAAAAAATAAAGGAAACAAATACGCAAAAACCACAAAGAGAAAAAAAATAAGGAGATCGAAACAATTTATAATAATACCCCCTATTTATACTAATATGACACAATCTTAAATACATCTTTTTTAGCAATAATTCAAAAGCATTTTTTAATTTAAATTTTTCTTCTTAAATAAATCAATCCACATCTTTTGAACTAAGCATTTCATATAAAATAATTTCAATTTAAAACACAAGTTTTTATTACATATGACATCTAAAATAAAAAACATTAAAATAAAACTATGAAAACCTTATTTAAAAAGCCTATTTCTGTAATAGCTCTCATTATATTAATAAACTTTTCATTTCTAACATGTAGTAGCACGGATGATACTTCAACCGAAAACAACATAGAAGGTGAATCTTTAACAGAATTGCCATCAGAATTTACAGCTTTTAATAGTGACGCGGTAGACGCTTATTTATCCAACAATGGAAAAACCATTACTATTGAAACTACAGGTTTACCAAATCATAAAACAGTATATTGGGGAACAAGTAGCTCGCTTTACTTGGATGAACCTAATGTAGAGGTTACTCCTTCTATTATGAGTAGTAACAATAATGCTGTTACTATAACTGTAGATGCTACACCAGATTTGACAGGAAACACCGTTGCTACACAGTTAAATACTATAGGAATAGCAGTAAGTGGCGCTTCCATATTCAATGACTCTGAAGGTAACGGCCCTTTAAATCAAGCAGCAGCAAGTTTAGATTGGACAGGAGCACATATTGGCCCTGGTGTTTATCATTATCATTTAGAACCTAAAGCTTTCTCTAACGATGATGACAAACTAATAGGCATTTTATTAGATGGAGTATTTTTATATGGGAGAAAATGCTATGCAACCAACTCTTACCCTACAGATTTAGATGCGTCTGGTGGGCACATTAGCGCAACTCAATATACAGATGGGGAAGAACAATACCACTATCATATCATTAATGAAATTTATTCTACAACAGGATCCTATATTGCTTTTGCAGGTCCATACCAAGGGTATTGATTATGAAATTTAAGCTACTTTATATCTTTTTATTTTTAATAATTTTTAGTTGTGAAACTTCTTCAAAACAAAAAAGCAACACTAATAATATAGCTAAAGTAATAACGAATATAACTGTTGAAAAAAATAAACTAATTCTTAATGGAAATGAAGGGAATTGGTATTATAAAAATCAATTATTTAATGGGTATTTAGTTTCCTATAACCCCAATGGCTCACTGAATCAAAAAGTGGGGTTTTATAATGGAAAAAAAGAAGGTGTAGCCAGAATATGGTTCCCTGATGGCACACTTAAAGTTGAATCTCATTACCAGGAAAACAAACTGGTTAATAGTTATAGAGCATGGTGGCCAAATGGTACGTTAGCATCTGAAGCTAACTATACAAATGGCAAACTACATGGCTTAGAAAAAAAATGGTATGACTCAGGGCAATTAGCAAAACTAATGAACTACACAAACGGTAAAGAAAACGGCATGCAGCAGGCTTGGCTTAGAAATGGTAAAATATATGTTAACTACGAAGCTAAAAACGGACGTATTTTTGGCATGAAAAAAGCCAACCTATGTTATCAATTAAAAAACGAAGTGGTAATAACAAAATAAAAGTGAGATGAGATATTTGTTTGTTTTATTGTTTGTTTTCTATCTTGGTTGTAAAGAAAAAATCAAAAAAGAAACTATAAAAACTACTGAAACAAGTAGGGTAGATTTTCTACCATATTACAATGAATCTTCTTTTACACCACATTGGTTAACCCCTGGCAGTAAGGAAGAAAAAAACTTTCATAAAATACCAGATTTTAAGTTTATCAATCAGCTTGCTGACTCCATCAGTCAAGATACATTTAATAACAAAATCTATATTACAGATTTCTTTTTCACAACATGCCCAGGTATCTGTCCACAAATGACTAATAATATGTTTAAACTACAAGAAGAATTTAAAAACGACCCAGAAATATTATTTTTATCACATTCTGTAACTCCAAGCACCGATTCTGTTTCTGTTTTAAGAGAATATGCCAATACTCACGGAGTTATAGATAATAAATGGCACTTAGCGACTGGTGACAAAGATGCTATTTACAACCTTGGAAGGAACTATTATTTTGTTGAAAATGATTTAGGAGAACCAAAAGAAATGGATGATTTTTTACACTCTGAAAATTTTCTGCTGATTGACAAAAACAAACATATTAGAGGAATTTACAATGGGTTAAATAGAGCTTCTATGGCACAATTAATAACAGACACAAAAGCTTTAAAAGCTGAAAATACAAATATTTAATTAATAGCGAGTGATTTGATTGATTATTATAAAATCAATCTTATTTTTTACAACTCCATGATTAATATCATGGAGTTATTTTATTGGTGAAAAAACTAAAGTTCAAACACTTTATCCATCAATAACCACTTTTCACCTTTTTTTGCAATAGGCAAAGCTTGCTGATAATTCCACATCAAGTTTTCCCATTCTTGTACTTTAGGATTACTTAAATCCATTTTGTTTTTCTTTTCGAAAGAAAATGAGTCATTAACTTCTAAAATCATAAAAAGCCGATTACCAACGCAATAAATTTCAGCATTTTCAATCCCAGATTTTTTGATACTTTCTGTTATCTCAGTCCAAACTTTTTCATGATGTTTTTTATATTCAGCTATACTAACTGGGTCATCAACTAAATCTAAAGCCAAACAATACCGTTTTAAATCTTTCATTATATTTTATGCATTATGTAAAACATCATCTACTGTTTCGTGTTTTCTAAACACTCTAAATCCATACCAAGCAATATATAAAAAACATAATAACGGCAATATGAATGAGAAATTCACTTCTGAGACCCCCATTATTTTTGTGTCTGCTACACCATTTCCACCCACATCAATAATCATTCCTTGAAGTTTAGGCATTAAAGCGCCACCTACAATTGCCATTACTAAACCTGCAGACCCAACTTTTGATTGTTCCTCTGTTAAATCCCCCAAAGCAATACCATATATAGTTGGAAACATTAAGGACATAAAAAATGAAATGGCCACCAAAC is a window from the Pseudalgibacter alginicilyticus genome containing:
- a CDS encoding SCO family protein; translation: MRYLFVLLFVFYLGCKEKIKKETIKTTETSRVDFLPYYNESSFTPHWLTPGSKEEKNFHKIPDFKFINQLADSISQDTFNNKIYITDFFFTTCPGICPQMTNNMFKLQEEFKNDPEILFLSHSVTPSTDSVSVLREYANTHGVIDNKWHLATGDKDAIYNLGRNYYFVENDLGEPKEMDDFLHSENFLLIDKNKHIRGIYNGLNRASMAQLITDTKALKAENTNI
- a CDS encoding L-rhamnose mutarotase; amino-acid sequence: MKDLKRYCLALDLVDDPVSIAEYKKHHEKVWTEITESIKKSGIENAEIYCVGNRLFMILEVNDSFSFEKKNKMDLSNPKVQEWENLMWNYQQALPIAKKGEKWLLMDKVFEL
- a CDS encoding CotH kinase family protein; this encodes MNKKTNISAVIKTSIFILFSACFIACSSDSSTSFNETIQDEEIIIDDTDFEATDWTSDTHSNDADPDFDEVFENNTVKRLDIVISNTRWQSMLNNMTNLYGTFGSKGNGSSFSDEDPIFVPAEVFYEGKEWYRVGVRFKGNSSLQSSWQAGILKLSFKLDFDEFEDDYPQIKNQRFYGFKKLSLKNNYDDKSMLREKVAMDVFKNSGLVGSNTAFYTVYVDYGSGAQYFGVYTLVEEVDDTVIDTQFSSDDGNLYKPDGDAASFAYGTYDEDEYVKKNNEDEADFSDVSNLLATLHDTSRTTDAATWRSNLDAIFDTDVFLKYLAINTVIQNWDTYGRMTHNYYLYNNPSTNKLTWIPWDNNEALQEGKINGSPELDFSDVSASQWPLIGYLYNDSVYKAKYDAYLQDVINGAFEINTMQSLYASYSDLIAPYATSEVSGYSFLNSSSEFYLAISELKTHVDSRTTAVNNYLNN
- a CDS encoding EF-hand domain-containing protein translates to MKHIKLIITIFLLVLCLGTYAQPPRGRQGDGQNQQRGEKPNASQILAMLDTNNDNVIDKDEASNDKRGKIAEDFDEIDSNDDNLIDLEELEVLLNNVKPKAVSPEKLLKEIDDNGDEKLNELEVAAKNNKLLSENFNSIDTNQDSELDLDELKAFFSQNEEKMKKKKRS
- a CDS encoding YHYH protein, producing MIKKNLLITVVFVTILIACNSNKSIVSQIDKSNNTSNDIVSHAHTDYFGAYKMEDPIFGTKTIVTISKNERIMITNSLPNHETGDFPTIGNPNTISAQNKTYSFPLTPKYTGNPQWIREPGIALNGVKFEPGTAEVVECDTGESYRVEAFQNLINLGLDFNHAHVQPTGAYHYHGTPTSIIEDLDAGEDLIHIGFAKDGFPIYFSKSEAYKPSFKLIDSNRQGEDCTYTNPKKTIDVSVNDHHDGTFTSDYEFVEGYGDLDECNGISIDGKYMYLVTNSFPYVSRCLMGEFHQEERGMGIRQNGARQRQNRREDGERPSFNELLEMMDTNKDNKISKAEARGPLSENFNKIDTNKDGFISKEELEKIKETNTQKPQREKK
- a CDS encoding toxin-antitoxin system YwqK family antitoxin, yielding MKFKLLYIFLFLIIFSCETSSKQKSNTNNIAKVITNITVEKNKLILNGNEGNWYYKNQLFNGYLVSYNPNGSLNQKVGFYNGKKEGVARIWFPDGTLKVESHYQENKLVNSYRAWWPNGTLASEANYTNGKLHGLEKKWYDSGQLAKLMNYTNGKENGMQQAWLRNGKIYVNYEAKNGRIFGMKKANLCYQLKNEVVITK
- a CDS encoding YHYH protein gives rise to the protein MKTLFKKPISVIALIILINFSFLTCSSTDDTSTENNIEGESLTELPSEFTAFNSDAVDAYLSNNGKTITIETTGLPNHKTVYWGTSSSLYLDEPNVEVTPSIMSSNNNAVTITVDATPDLTGNTVATQLNTIGIAVSGASIFNDSEGNGPLNQAAASLDWTGAHIGPGVYHYHLEPKAFSNDDDKLIGILLDGVFLYGRKCYATNSYPTDLDASGGHISATQYTDGEEQYHYHIINEIYSTTGSYIAFAGPYQGY